TAATCCCCTACTTTCCAACTTTACACATCAAACTTTGTTAGCTACAcacaataaataattaaatatgcacacacaaatatatgtaCATCCTAATTCCCTATTAAAaaatcctcaaaaaaaaattccctataaaaaaaatgaagtaatGGGTGATAGGTAGGTTAACGGTGAATCTGATTCGGAAGGTCCTTAATTCAATTTTCACTAGAAGCAATTCAACAATAGTATGGATTCGCCGATTGAAAAGGTTTCTAGTTCGATTCTCCcataaataatatatttgtgGTTATGCTTTTGGGCATTGACTCAATTTATTGTATGGTGTTATtcttgattatcacaaaaaatatataaaaaatgtaaATCCTTACATAAAAAAATGTAACACTTATAACCACACTATGAATTTTCGAAAACTTAAAATTTACATAAAATGTAAATCCTtacataaaaaaatagaaaatttaagaaaatttaTGTGCGTATAGATCTAACCGTTGCAGTGCCGGAGTTAAGGTTAGCTTATAAGGATGCAAGTTTGTATGTTGttcgtaaaaaaaaatcatagatgGCTGAAGTTCACACTCTCAATTGGAGGAGACAACCAATGAAATATGTTGTTTCAGCAGATGTTTTAAGATTCAAAAGGCAACAAGAAAAAGTATTGGTGACGACAAACATTCTCAATGACCAGGAAAAAAAGGGAGAACTGACTAGAAATAGCATCCAACATAAATTagatcaaattgaaaaatatgaaatccatCTTAAGATGTTATCTGCTATCAGAAACAAACTCATCAAAGCCAAAATTTTATGAAGTTCACATTCAAGAGTTCAAAGAAACCCCATGTCTAAGGGGTGCTGCTATTGCCGATGGACATCTAGGCCGCCTCATTCTCAGGAAACTCAAACACAACATCTTTGCCGGTAAGTTTCCTGTAAACTGCAGAGAAAGTCCCAAGCCTATTATCCGTGTTGTTTTTCTCTTTCTGGTCCAGGAAAACCTGCCAAACCAACAACCATTAGCAGCGGAAAGGATATAAATAAGCATACATCATGTCGTACGGAAGACCAAAAAATTACAAAGCAATGACTTGACAGAGGTGAACCAAGGTGATCATTTCCTGTGTTGTAAGCTAGTTACAACATGAAATTCGTAAAGCAACTACTGCTGCTTATATTGTCCTATTTGTCGTCTAACAATGGATTTTACCTTCATTATCTTGGACCCGTCAATTCGATATCTAACACGCTTTCCAACAATCTCAGCAGGCATTACAACATCCTCCAATATCGCCTCGTGCACAGCAGTTAGTGTACGGCTGCGTGGTCGTTGAACAGCTGAACCTTTCTTTGGAGGCCTCACTATCCTCCGGGTGGCAATCAGGACTACTTGCTGGCAGTAAGAAAACAACAACACAACATCAAGCTTGCAAATCAGTAATAATAATGCACTTGAAAGCGAGCAATGGTCAATAGTAAGAttccataaaaaaattttaaggtaGACGCTACACTAGAAAAGAAAGATAATTTTAAAATGACGAGGCAACTAAAACTTACCTCAGCATAAAATCCAACGAAAGCACCCCAAAACATATCTTAGGGAagaaaaaattttgacaaaataaTCATAAGAAAGTTCAGGATTGAAAACACTCAGATGATACAAAATAATTAGAGCAGCCAAGCAAcaacttttcatttttcttttatcgAATGGAAACAGACACATTTCACACGCAAAGCTCCTTGATGGATTTTAATTTGGTTGATAGTCAAATAAAATGAGCATCAGTGTatatacataacaaaatgcaaaTCACTAACATTGATAACTACCCAGGaacaacaaaacacatataACTACCCAATCATGTAATATCAGCACAAGCCAGTGATGTTCACTTGCAAATAAACAAATTACAATGAGTCAATTTATTATCATAACATCATATATTAGTTAAATTACAATTCGCCACTTTGATCGAATtcatttaaacaatcaaaattaaatagaaaaaataaacaaagaacaattctcacattaataaaaaaacaaagagcaaTTCACAATCACCTTCCCACTGAACTTTTTCTCAAGCTCTCTCACAAGCCTAGTATGAATCTTGCGGTAGGCTTTCCTCAATCTGTAGGGGACATGGATAATAACAGCCTTCTTGTTTTCGGGAATATCCACTTGACTACAGCACACATTGAATACCACAAACATTGTGAGTGTTGATAATCAGCTAATTAGACCAAACTGAACCCATAAAAAGTACCAAGGCATTCTTACGTTGCTGAATTTATGAAAAGATCCTTGAGATCACTTTTCAGCTCCTGATTGGTATTCTCCAAATCAAAAAGTGCCTATGTGAAGGGGcaaagaaaaaagtaagccATGCATGGCATTTATAGAAAGCAGTGGATAAATTTGTGTAAATTAGACAAAGCAAAGTCAACAAGAACTTAGAACCTGTGCCACTGACTCCTCAAATTCAGTAGGTTCAGCATCCTTATCCTTACGGATCTTCTTCTGCGCTGAAAACATCTTCAGAGACCTGCATAACAGATTAGAGAACATATAAGGCAGCCTGAATCCTCGTCTTGTTGAGAACTGAGCCATACGAGGACAAAACTcggaaaaagaaatgaaaaaagaacaGAAATTTAGACTTAAGATATCATCATTCGTAGGAAAATTGCATCAACTCCCACCCAAAATTCTTTCGagcaatagaaaataaaatacaatgaaTCAACTCCCTTCAGTCCTTCACCTATCAAACGGAAACGGTATCATGCGAACATGACACATTACTTTCTACGGATACATCTAATGATCTAAAGAACCACTTAATTGTTATAAATTCTAATCGTGGGAAATGAAGCAAAATCAATTTCAGGTTCTGTAAATGCAAAGTTCGATGCGGATTGCAGACTTCGATACAAAGCATTCGAGACGATAATGTATAACCCCGTAAAACCGTTAGTCTATTAAGCTAAGTCTTAAGATTTATCAAATCCTGAATGCCACAAACCTATCCATGTATATCAAATAGTTACACAATTAACATCAGACCTTAACGAAATTGAAGCTCCAAAATTGAAAGTATACGTTTTTCTCAGATACCAAACACAGAGCAGTAACAGTACAAAAAGACTCTTTATACCAGTAAGGGGAGAAAGAGAACcgaaaacagaaaaagaagctAACTTTTCTAAGGTTTCAAGCATTTACCTGATGAGAGACGAGAAGGGAAGGTCTCAAGCAAGCAGAGAAGAAGCCGCCAATACGCTCCCTTACTATGTTGTGCAGACCAGAGAGAGAAACCCTAGGGTTTGGAGGATGAActgctttatatatatgatatcaaCGGCCACGCTGATGATCGGGTATATTAGAGGTTCTCTACGGTCGTGAGTATTCATTATTAAGTGGGAACGAATAGTTTACTGCCATCTCAGCCAGGCTAATGGGTTATGTAATAAATCCACTCGACCCACTTCTACAATAAACTGTAAGCCCAATAGAGGCCCAATATTCAGGCCCATGTATCCCAGATAAAATTATCGCGTATAAAGAGTTTGCAGGAGTTGAATCATAATTATGTTAACTGTTGAGTTGAAGGTAGAGAATTCAAGGGAATTTGTGGGTTTTATGTGTCACGAATGATGAAATCGCATATGTACTATTTAATAGCTGGAATAACTTAGATACAAGTTACTCGGATTCCTATCATTACTGAACAAATTCCTTTCACAAGCTCAAATGGCTGCAACAACTTCTATCCAGATGAAAAATGTTGATTATATAAACCAACATCTTTAATAAAATCAGAAAATTGGCCCCaaagaaattatttttcttacaagTGGCACATCTGATGCTGAATAAA
This DNA window, taken from Tripterygium wilfordii isolate XIE 37 chromosome 20, ASM1340144v1, whole genome shotgun sequence, encodes the following:
- the LOC119986629 gene encoding 40S ribosomal protein S7-like — translated: MFSAQKKIRKDKDAEPTEFEESVAQALFDLENTNQELKSDLKDLFINSATQVDIPENKKAVIIHVPYRLRKAYRKIHTRLVRELEKKFSGKQVVLIATRRIVRPPKKGSAVQRPRSRTLTAVHEAILEDVVMPAEIVGKRVRYRIDGSKIMKVFLDQKEKNNTDNRLGTFSAVYRKLTGKDVVFEFPENEAA